One genomic region from Streptomyces sp. NBC_00582 encodes:
- the dhaK gene encoding dihydroxyacetone kinase subunit DhaK — MKMLINVPETVVADALRGMAAAHPELTVDVENRVVVRRDAPVAGKVGLVSGGGSGHEPLHGGFVGPGMLSAACPGEVFTSPVPDQMLRAAAAVNSGAGVLFIVKNYTGDVLNFDMAAELAEDEGIEIAKVLVNDDVAVTDSLYTAGRRGTGATLFVEKIAGAAADEGQPLERVQSIARQVNENSRSFGVALSACTTPAKGSPTFDLPAGELELGIGIHGEPGRERRAMMTSGEIADFAVQAVLDDMAPRNPVLVLVNGMGATPLLELYGFNAEVQRVLTERGVAVARTLVGNYVTSLDMAGASVTVCQIDEELLRLWDAPVSTPGLRWGM; from the coding sequence ATGAAGATGTTGATCAACGTTCCGGAGACCGTGGTCGCGGACGCGCTGCGGGGAATGGCGGCCGCTCATCCCGAACTGACCGTCGACGTGGAGAACCGGGTCGTCGTCCGGCGGGACGCCCCGGTGGCCGGGAAGGTCGGACTGGTGTCCGGCGGCGGGTCGGGGCACGAGCCGCTGCACGGGGGCTTCGTCGGCCCCGGAATGCTCTCCGCCGCCTGTCCGGGCGAGGTGTTCACCTCGCCGGTCCCCGATCAGATGCTGCGCGCGGCGGCCGCCGTGAACAGCGGTGCGGGCGTGCTGTTCATCGTCAAGAACTACACCGGCGACGTGCTCAACTTCGACATGGCGGCCGAACTCGCCGAGGACGAGGGCATCGAGATCGCCAAGGTGCTCGTCAACGACGACGTGGCCGTCACCGACAGTCTGTACACGGCGGGGCGGCGCGGCACCGGCGCGACCCTGTTCGTGGAGAAGATCGCGGGCGCCGCCGCCGACGAGGGGCAGCCGCTGGAGCGGGTCCAGTCCATCGCCCGCCAGGTGAACGAGAACTCCCGCAGCTTCGGTGTGGCGCTCAGCGCGTGCACCACACCCGCCAAGGGGAGCCCGACCTTCGACCTGCCGGCCGGTGAGCTGGAACTGGGCATCGGCATCCACGGCGAACCGGGCCGTGAGCGGCGGGCGATGATGACGTCCGGGGAGATCGCCGACTTCGCCGTCCAGGCCGTCCTCGACGACATGGCGCCGCGCAACCCCGTGCTCGTGCTGGTCAACGGCATGGGCGCGACACCGCTGTTGGAGCTGTACGGCTTCAACGCGGAGGTGCAGCGGGTGCTCACCGAGCGCGGGGTGGCCGTCGCCCGTACGCTCGTCGGCAACTACGTGACGTCCCTCGACATGGCCGGCGCCTCGGTGACGGTCTGCCAGATCGACGAGGAGTTGCTGCGGCTGTGGGACGCGCCGGTGAGCACACCGGGCCTGCGCTGGGGCATGTG